Within Cnuibacter physcomitrellae, the genomic segment AGTCCTGGAAGTGCGCGATGGTGGCCTGCTTGGTCTCCTCGGGGAGGTCGAGGCGGGGCTCGATGAAGGAGACGTTGACGATCGCGGTCGACCCGTCGGCGGAGACGAGGCCGATCCCGTTCGAGAAGTCGAGCAGCTGCTGGCCGAGCTGCGCCTTCTTCTCGCCCGCATCGAGCTGGGCACGGTTCGCGTCGAGCTGCGCCTGCTGCTGCTGGAGGGCCGCCGTCTGGGCGTCGAGCTGCTGCTGCTGGGCGTCGAGCGCGGCGAGCTGCTCCGCCGGTGCGCCCGCAGCCTCGGCCTGCGCGCGAGCGGCGGTCAGCTGCTGCTGCCCGGCGTCGAGCTGGGCCTTGCCCGCATCCAGCTGCTGCTGTCCGGCATCGAGCTGGGCTCGACCGTCGGTGACCTGCTTCTGACCCTCGGCGAGCTGCTGGGCCTGGTCGGCCTGCTGCTGTGCGGTCGCGAAGGGGTCGTTCACGTCGGCCACGCCGTCGAGGTCCTTCGCGGTCGCGGCGAGCGCCGAGATGGCCTGCTTCTGCGCATCCGTGAAGGCGGAGCCGTCGGTCGTCTGGTAGACGACGGTGCCCGTGCCTCCGGCGCGGTCGGGCAGCTTCTCGGCGAGCTCGTCGGTGACGGCGCCGGAGGCCGTGCCCGGGATGTCGAAGCTGTTGCTGAGCGTGCCACCCAGCGTGAGGAACGCGGTGACGGCGAGGCCGAGGATGACGACCCAGGAGACGATCACCGCCCAGGCGCGACGTGCGGCGAAGGATCCGAGACGGAACAGCAGAGCGGCCATGACGTTCACAATACGTGACGTCTCGTCTAGTTCCTGCGGGTAGCCTGTGTGGATGAACGAGCACCGAGCCGGGCCCGTCCGCAGCGCTGCGGCACGCGAGGCCATCCTCGACGCGACCGCCCGCCTGTTCCACACCGTCGGCTACGAGAACCTCACCATCGAGGGCGTCGCCCGCGAGGCCGGCGTCGGCAAGCAGACGATCTACCGCTGGTGGCGGTCGCGAGGGGCGCTCATCGCCGAGTGCCTCACCGACGGGAGGCTCTTCCCCCTGGAGTTCGACGTGCCCGACACCGGCGACGTGCTGGCGGATGTGGAGAGCTGGCTCGACGTCATCCTCTCCGTCCTCGAGGCCCCGAACGGCACCGCGCTGATGCGGTCGCTGCTCGCGGCCGCCGCGGAGGACCGCGCGGTCGGCGACCACCTCGGTGCGAGCCTCGGCGTCAACCGCTTCCTCGCCGAGCGCCTCTCCGTCGCCGTGCGGGACGGGCAGCTCGCCGCCGACGCCCCCGTCGACCAGCTCGGCGACGCCATCCTCGGCGCGATCATCTTCTCCTCGCTCGGCAGCGACACCGCGGCCACCGCCCAGGGCGCC encodes:
- a CDS encoding TetR/AcrR family transcriptional regulator — encoded protein: MNEHRAGPVRSAAAREAILDATARLFHTVGYENLTIEGVAREAGVGKQTIYRWWRSRGALIAECLTDGRLFPLEFDVPDTGDVLADVESWLDVILSVLEAPNGTALMRSLLAAAAEDRAVGDHLGASLGVNRFLAERLSVAVRDGQLAADAPVDQLGDAILGAIIFSSLGSDTAATAQGARDLVRYLLRPA